In a genomic window of Stakelama saccharophila:
- the greA gene encoding transcription elongation factor GreA — translation MATVEKVPMLAEGHAKLTEQLKALKAERPQVVDAIEEARAHGDLSENAEYHAAKERQGQIEASIADIEDKLSRAQVIDPRDLSGDKIVFGATVTLLDEDDKPIKYQIVGPTEADAKAGRISYNSPMGRGLIGKRVDDEVEVTVPSGDRYYLVSKIEFI, via the coding sequence ATGGCGACGGTCGAAAAGGTGCCAATGCTGGCCGAGGGCCACGCAAAGCTGACCGAGCAGCTCAAGGCGCTCAAGGCGGAACGCCCGCAGGTTGTGGACGCGATCGAGGAAGCGCGTGCGCACGGCGACCTTTCCGAAAACGCGGAATATCATGCCGCCAAGGAGCGGCAGGGGCAGATCGAAGCGTCGATCGCCGATATCGAGGACAAGCTGAGCCGCGCCCAGGTCATCGACCCCAGGGATCTGTCGGGCGACAAGATCGTCTTCGGTGCGACCGTGACGCTGCTCGACGAGGACGACAAGCCGATAAAGTACCAGATCGTCGGCCCGACCGAGGCCGATGCCAAGGCGGGGCGCATTTCCTATAATTCGCCGATGGGGCGCGGCTTGATCGGCAAACGTGTCGACGACGAGGTCGAGGTGACGGTGCCGTCGGGCGACCGCTATTACCTCGTATCGAAGATCGAGTTCATCTGA
- a CDS encoding rhomboid family intramembrane serine protease, with translation MLTAVVSIAFLFSGAIDAAAIWGGFIPARIGGTSLFESYYRLAPAGLTPLTATLVHAGLLHLGFNMVMFLYTGRESERALGGTGIAILYLAGAYAAAAAQWLAGPDVQTPMIGASGAISAIVGAYSLLYGRMRARAIGPIPARAVHVLWLAAAWTGLNLLIGILSADTGMPIAAAAHVGGFAAGLLLARPLLSLRRRWV, from the coding sequence ATGCTCACGGCCGTCGTGAGCATCGCGTTCCTGTTTTCGGGGGCGATCGACGCTGCGGCCATATGGGGCGGATTCATCCCGGCGCGGATCGGCGGCACGTCCCTGTTCGAGAGCTATTACCGACTTGCGCCGGCCGGTTTAACGCCGCTGACGGCCACGCTGGTCCATGCCGGGCTCCTGCACCTGGGGTTCAACATGGTGATGTTTCTATATACCGGCCGCGAAAGCGAGCGGGCGCTGGGCGGTACGGGCATTGCCATATTGTATCTGGCGGGAGCCTATGCCGCGGCGGCGGCGCAGTGGCTGGCCGGTCCCGATGTGCAGACACCGATGATCGGTGCGAGCGGCGCCATCTCCGCGATCGTGGGTGCCTATTCACTGCTTTATGGCCGGATGCGAGCGCGTGCGATCGGGCCGATACCGGCGCGGGCGGTGCATGTGCTGTGGCTGGCGGCGGCGTGGACGGGCCTCAACCTGCTGATCGGGATACTCAGCGCCGATACGGGGATGCCGATCGCGGCCGCGGCGCATGTCGGCGGGTTCGCCGCCGGCCTGCTGCTCGCGCGGCCGCTGCTGTCGCTGCGTCGCCGCTGGGTTTGA
- a CDS encoding DUF4170 domain-containing protein has translation MTKLHFVFGGRVSDPTTLDFTNLKEIEMVGIFPDYASAEQAWRAAAQRTVDDAEMKYVVAHLHRLFEPETGLTRED, from the coding sequence ATGACCAAGCTGCACTTCGTGTTCGGCGGTCGCGTCAGCGATCCCACCACGCTCGATTTCACGAATCTCAAGGAAATCGAAATGGTGGGGATCTTCCCCGATTATGCCAGCGCCGAACAGGCCTGGCGCGCCGCGGCACAGCGCACCGTCGACGATGCCGAGATGAAATATGTCGTGGCCCATCTCCACCGCCTGTTCGAGCCGGAAACCGGCCTGACGCGGGAGGACTAG
- a CDS encoding phage holin family protein: protein MNERNPEELGTGALIAQLFRESRDWARAEIGFYKTLLRDRLDAAKMAAAFGIAGAVLANAALIALLVGLIIALMPVVGIVWSIVIVIGVTLATAGLLVRAAIRRMQQVTASTKREEM, encoded by the coding sequence GTGAACGAAAGGAATCCCGAAGAACTCGGCACCGGCGCGCTGATCGCACAACTGTTCCGCGAAAGCAGGGACTGGGCGCGTGCCGAAATCGGCTTCTACAAGACGCTTCTGCGCGACCGGCTCGATGCCGCGAAGATGGCGGCGGCCTTCGGCATCGCCGGTGCGGTGCTGGCCAATGCCGCGCTGATCGCCTTGTTGGTGGGCCTGATCATCGCGCTGATGCCTGTCGTCGGCATCGTCTGGTCGATCGTCATCGTGATCGGCGTTACGCTTGCGACCGCCGGCCTTCTGGTTCGCGCGGCGATACGACGGATGCAGCAGGTCACCGCCTCGACCAAGCGGGAGGAAATGTGA
- the eno gene encoding phosphopyruvate hydratase — MTAIIDIHGRQIFDSRGNPTVEVDVLLEDGSFGRAAVPSGASTGAHEAVERRDGDKSRYLGKGVSQAVEAVNGEIAEALLGFEAEDQGDVDAVMRTLDGTDNKGRLGANAILGVSLAVAKAAAEARGLPLYRYVGGVGTHLLPVPMMNIINGGEHADNPIDFQEFMIMPVGADSIAEAVRYGSEIFHTLKKGLSEKGLSTSVGDEGGFAPALGSTTDALDFIMRSVEAAGYTPGDDIMLALDCASTEFFRDGAYHMEGEGKTLSPDEMAQYLDDLVGRYPILSIEDGMAEDDFEGWKAHTDLSGGKVQLVGDDLFVTNPERLADGIERGLANSLLVKVNQIGSLSETLEAVSLAQRSGYTAVMSHRSGETEDATIADLAVATNCGQIKTGSLARSDRLAKYNQLIRIEEELGDVARYAGRSVLRG; from the coding sequence GTGACCGCAATTATCGACATTCATGGCCGCCAGATTTTTGACAGCCGGGGCAATCCGACGGTCGAGGTCGACGTTCTGCTGGAAGATGGCAGTTTCGGCCGTGCCGCCGTGCCGTCTGGCGCCTCGACCGGCGCGCACGAGGCGGTGGAGCGGCGCGACGGCGACAAGTCGCGTTACCTGGGCAAGGGCGTCAGCCAGGCCGTCGAGGCGGTCAACGGAGAGATCGCCGAGGCATTGCTGGGCTTCGAGGCGGAGGACCAGGGCGATGTCGATGCGGTCATGCGGACGCTCGACGGCACCGACAACAAGGGCCGCCTGGGCGCCAACGCGATCCTGGGCGTCAGCCTGGCGGTGGCGAAAGCCGCGGCCGAGGCACGTGGCCTGCCGCTCTATCGCTATGTCGGCGGCGTCGGCACGCATCTCCTGCCGGTGCCGATGATGAACATCATCAATGGCGGCGAGCACGCCGACAACCCGATCGACTTCCAGGAATTCATGATCATGCCGGTGGGCGCGGACAGCATCGCCGAGGCGGTGCGCTATGGTTCCGAGATCTTCCACACGCTGAAGAAGGGCCTGAGCGAGAAGGGGCTTTCCACCTCCGTGGGGGACGAGGGCGGCTTCGCGCCGGCGCTGGGTTCGACCACCGACGCGCTCGACTTCATCATGCGGTCGGTCGAGGCGGCGGGCTACACGCCCGGCGACGACATCATGCTCGCACTTGATTGCGCCTCGACCGAATTCTTCCGGGACGGCGCCTATCACATGGAAGGCGAGGGCAAGACGCTGAGCCCCGACGAGATGGCGCAATATCTGGATGATCTGGTCGGCCGCTATCCGATCCTGTCGATCGAGGACGGTATGGCCGAGGACGATTTCGAAGGCTGGAAGGCGCATACCGACCTTTCCGGCGGCAAGGTCCAGCTCGTCGGCGACGACCTGTTCGTCACCAACCCGGAGCGCCTGGCCGACGGTATCGAGCGCGGCCTGGCCAATTCGTTGCTGGTCAAGGTCAATCAGATCGGGTCATTGTCGGAGACGCTGGAGGCGGTCAGCCTGGCGCAGCGTTCGGGCTATACGGCCGTCATGTCGCACCGTTCGGGCGAAACCGAGGATGCGACGATCGCGGATCTCGCCGTCGCGACCAATTGCGGGCAGATCAAGACCGGTAGCCTGGCGCGTTCTGACCGGCTCGCCAAGTACAACCAGCTCATCCGCATCGAAGAGGAGCTGGGCGACGTGGCGCGCTATGCCGGGCGCTCGGTGCTGCGCGGCTAG
- a CDS encoding FtsB family cell division protein translates to MPRSAPLTMLRRASLPAAAIVSMVFFGYYAVLGPNGVLAYRDYQHQLAQREARYARLDAERADLRNRKKLLDPRHVNPDLADELVRKELNVVHPDEKIIPLN, encoded by the coding sequence ATGCCCCGTTCCGCTCCCCTGACGATGCTGCGCCGCGCGAGCTTGCCGGCTGCGGCGATCGTTTCAATGGTCTTTTTCGGCTATTACGCGGTACTCGGCCCGAACGGCGTTCTGGCGTATCGCGATTATCAACATCAACTCGCGCAGCGGGAGGCGCGGTATGCGCGGCTCGATGCGGAGCGCGCCGATCTGCGCAACCGCAAGAAGCTGCTCGATCCGCGCCACGTCAATCCGGACCTGGCCGACGAACTGGTGCGCAAGGAGCTGAACGTCGTCCATCCGGACGAGAAGATCATTCCGCTCAACTGA
- the pdhA gene encoding pyruvate dehydrogenase (acetyl-transferring) E1 component subunit alpha — protein sequence MAKAPARSRKSTPPKPNRERPDEPKRYEASKEELIEFYKKMLLIRRFEEKAGQLYGLGLIGGFCHLYIGQEAVAVGLQSALAEKDSVITAYRDHGHMLLCGLPPKDVMAELTGRAAGISKGKGGSMHMFSVEHKFYGGHGIVGASVPLGAGLAFSHKYNEDGGVCLAYFGDGASNQGQVYEAFNMAELWKLPIIFVIENNQYAMGTSVNRSAAEDQLYKRGESFRIPGLQVDGMDVLAARGAAETALEWVRSGKGPIILEMKTYRYRGHSMSDPAKYRSRDEVQTMREKSDPIERVKRELAEAGISEDDIKTTEKEIRRIVNEAADFAESTPEPEAGELYTDVLVESY from the coding sequence GTGGCCAAGGCACCGGCACGCAGCCGTAAGAGCACCCCCCCCAAGCCCAATCGCGAACGGCCGGACGAGCCCAAGCGATACGAGGCATCCAAGGAAGAACTCATCGAGTTCTACAAGAAGATGCTTCTCATCCGCCGTTTCGAGGAAAAGGCGGGCCAGTTATATGGCCTCGGCCTCATCGGCGGCTTCTGTCATCTCTATATCGGGCAGGAGGCCGTGGCGGTCGGTCTGCAATCGGCGCTTGCCGAAAAGGACAGCGTCATCACCGCCTATCGCGATCATGGCCATATGCTGCTGTGCGGCCTGCCGCCGAAGGACGTCATGGCCGAGCTGACCGGCCGCGCCGCCGGCATCTCGAAGGGCAAGGGCGGCTCGATGCACATGTTCTCGGTCGAGCATAAATTCTATGGCGGCCACGGCATCGTCGGCGCCTCGGTGCCGCTGGGCGCCGGGCTGGCCTTCAGCCACAAATACAATGAGGATGGCGGCGTGTGCCTCGCTTATTTCGGCGACGGCGCGTCCAATCAGGGCCAGGTTTACGAAGCCTTCAACATGGCCGAGCTGTGGAAGCTGCCGATCATCTTCGTGATCGAGAACAACCAATACGCGATGGGCACCAGCGTCAATCGCTCGGCGGCCGAGGACCAGCTCTACAAGCGCGGCGAATCCTTCCGCATTCCCGGCCTGCAGGTCGACGGCATGGACGTGCTGGCGGCGCGCGGCGCGGCCGAGACGGCGCTGGAATGGGTGCGCAGCGGCAAGGGGCCGATCATCCTGGAGATGAAGACCTATCGCTATCGCGGCCACTCCATGTCCGACCCGGCGAAATATCGCAGCCGCGACGAGGTGCAGACGATGCGCGAAAAGTCCGATCCGATCGAGCGAGTGAAGCGCGAACTGGCGGAAGCCGGTATCAGCGAGGACGATATCAAGACCACGGAGAAGGAAATCCGCCGAATCGTGAACGAGGCCGCGGACTTTGCGGAATCGACGCCCGAACCCGAGGCGGGCGAACTGTATACCGACGTTCTGGTGGAGTCCTACTGA
- a CDS encoding pyruvate dehydrogenase complex E1 component subunit beta, whose translation MAIELKMPALSPTMEEGTLAKWLVKEGDTVAAGDIMAEIETDKATMEFEAVDEGTIAKILVDEGTDNVKVGAVIAMLAEEGEDVGDVEAPEADTPDKKEKAGESDTKPAKPETERKEAPTKPERLESEARQPDPEVPEGTEMVKITVREALRDAMAEEMRKDERVFVMGEEVAEYQGAYKVTQGLLDEFGDRRVIDTPITEYGFAGVGTGAAMGGLRPVVEFMTFNFAMQAIDHIVNSAAKTNYMSGGQMRCPIVFRGPNGAASRVGAQHSQNYGPWYASVPGLVVIAPYDAADCKGLLKAAIRSEDPVVFLENELVYGRSFEIPKLDDYVLPIGKARIMREGADVTIVSYSIGVGVSLEAAEKLAEEGIDAEVIDLRTLRPLDKQAVLDSLKKTNRVVVAEEGWPTCSIASEIAAICMEEGFDDLDAPVLRVTNEDVPLPYAANLEKMALIDADRVVAAAKKVCYVE comes from the coding sequence ATGGCGATCGAACTGAAGATGCCGGCGCTGTCGCCCACGATGGAAGAGGGCACGCTGGCGAAGTGGCTGGTGAAGGAAGGCGATACCGTCGCGGCCGGCGACATCATGGCCGAGATCGAGACGGACAAGGCGACGATGGAGTTCGAGGCGGTCGACGAGGGTACGATCGCCAAGATCCTGGTCGATGAAGGCACGGATAATGTGAAGGTCGGCGCCGTCATCGCCATGCTTGCGGAGGAAGGCGAGGACGTGGGCGATGTCGAGGCGCCCGAGGCCGATACCCCCGACAAGAAGGAAAAGGCGGGCGAGAGCGACACCAAGCCGGCCAAACCCGAAACCGAGAGGAAAGAAGCGCCGACGAAGCCGGAACGCCTCGAGTCCGAGGCGCGGCAGCCCGATCCGGAAGTGCCGGAAGGCACCGAGATGGTGAAGATCACCGTCCGCGAGGCGCTGCGCGACGCGATGGCCGAGGAGATGCGCAAGGACGAGCGCGTCTTCGTGATGGGCGAGGAAGTCGCGGAATATCAGGGCGCCTACAAGGTCACGCAGGGGCTGCTCGACGAATTCGGCGACAGGCGCGTGATCGACACGCCGATCACCGAATACGGCTTTGCCGGTGTCGGCACCGGTGCGGCGATGGGCGGCCTTCGCCCCGTGGTCGAGTTCATGACGTTCAACTTCGCCATGCAGGCGATCGATCATATCGTGAACTCCGCCGCGAAGACGAACTACATGTCCGGCGGCCAGATGCGCTGTCCGATCGTATTCCGCGGGCCGAACGGCGCCGCGAGCCGCGTAGGCGCGCAGCACAGCCAGAATTACGGTCCCTGGTATGCCAGCGTGCCGGGCCTGGTCGTGATCGCGCCCTATGACGCGGCGGATTGCAAGGGCCTGCTCAAGGCCGCGATCCGCAGCGAGGATCCGGTCGTGTTCCTGGAGAACGAACTGGTCTATGGCCGCAGCTTCGAGATCCCGAAGCTGGACGACTATGTCCTGCCGATCGGCAAGGCGCGGATCATGCGGGAAGGTGCGGACGTCACCATCGTCAGCTATTCGATCGGTGTAGGCGTATCGCTCGAAGCCGCCGAGAAGCTGGCCGAGGAGGGGATCGACGCGGAAGTGATCGACCTTCGCACGCTGCGCCCGCTCGACAAGCAGGCCGTGCTCGACAGCCTGAAGAAGACGAATCGCGTCGTGGTTGCCGAAGAAGGCTGGCCGACCTGCTCGATCGCCAGCGAAATCGCGGCGATCTGCATGGAGGAAGGGTTCGACGATCTCGACGCGCCGGTGCTGCGCGTGACCAACGAGGACGTGCCGCTGCCCTATGCCGCCAACCTGGAGAAGATGGCGCTGATCGACGCCGACCGCGTCGTCGCGGCGGCGAAGAAGGTCTGCTACGTAGAATAG
- a CDS encoding TadE/TadG family type IV pilus assembly protein, which translates to MMYRACRNRLNAVLLATKGVAMIEFALGLPLLLGLSLSGLEMGNYIIANNRVQRLASMAADLIAQSGQGRIGLNEGQIYDLFNALDVTAKPFNLREHGRIVITAVRGVDKSGSGKTTNEILWQRFDGAFAQAQPVLGCWQDSKTADLNKVLPKNELLFHVQVTYDYQPLFSSIPFSMLDLPQHFTRTAMYRARKNDLTLPDQQDQFPPKQNCDSADGL; encoded by the coding sequence ATGATGTACCGGGCGTGCCGCAATCGCTTGAACGCGGTTTTGCTCGCCACGAAAGGCGTGGCGATGATCGAGTTCGCCTTGGGCCTACCCCTTTTGCTGGGGCTGTCGCTCAGCGGCCTCGAAATGGGCAATTACATCATCGCGAACAATCGGGTGCAACGCCTGGCGTCGATGGCAGCCGACCTCATAGCGCAAAGCGGGCAAGGACGCATCGGGCTGAACGAAGGGCAGATTTACGATCTGTTCAACGCGCTCGACGTCACCGCCAAACCGTTCAATCTGCGCGAACACGGCCGGATCGTCATCACGGCGGTGCGGGGCGTCGACAAGAGCGGCAGCGGGAAAACGACGAATGAGATACTGTGGCAGCGCTTCGACGGAGCCTTCGCTCAGGCACAACCGGTCCTTGGCTGCTGGCAGGACTCGAAAACCGCCGATTTGAACAAGGTGTTGCCGAAGAACGAACTGCTATTCCACGTTCAGGTCACCTATGATTATCAGCCTCTGTTCTCGAGCATCCCGTTCTCGATGCTCGATCTACCGCAGCATTTTACCCGCACCGCCATGTACCGGGCGCGCAAGAACGACCTGACCCTGCCCGATCAGCAAGATCAGTTTCCACCCAAGCAAAATTGCGATTCAGCCGACGGGCTCTGA
- a CDS encoding TadE/TadG family type IV pilus assembly protein gives MTARPLLRHDRRAVTAVEFAIVLPALLTLICGTLELGHLLFARTVLDGAVIDASRIATASLETSEEERDAVLRDSIIKSMEDFPLADGRSMTIVTKVYRDFSTSYPESYDDVDGNGQHDLNEPYVDRNRNGEWDPAEPIEGTLGGPGDVVSYTAIYPKKILFDFLARPLGLQDAITISATTVVRNESVRRKDLDE, from the coding sequence ATGACCGCCCGCCCTCTTCTTCGCCACGATCGCCGTGCGGTTACCGCGGTGGAGTTCGCGATCGTCCTTCCCGCGCTGTTGACGTTGATTTGCGGCACGTTGGAACTCGGGCATCTGCTGTTCGCCCGAACGGTGCTCGACGGTGCCGTGATCGACGCTTCGCGCATCGCGACCGCCTCGCTGGAAACATCAGAGGAAGAGCGCGACGCCGTTCTCCGCGACAGCATCATAAAATCGATGGAAGATTTTCCGCTGGCCGACGGTCGATCCATGACCATCGTTACCAAGGTGTACCGGGACTTCAGCACTTCCTATCCGGAAAGCTATGACGATGTGGACGGCAACGGCCAACACGACCTGAATGAGCCTTATGTCGATCGGAATCGGAACGGCGAGTGGGATCCGGCGGAGCCGATCGAAGGGACACTCGGAGGGCCGGGAGACGTGGTGAGCTATACTGCCATTTATCCCAAGAAAATCCTGTTCGACTTCCTTGCCCGCCCGCTCGGCCTCCAAGATGCCATCACGATCAGCGCAACGACCGTCGTCCGAAACGAATCGGTACGCCGAAAGGATTTAGACGAATGA
- a CDS encoding TadE/TadG family type IV pilus assembly protein: MSVTNAAARCAAWYLRKLASLASNRRASALPFMAAALLPVLAVIGAAVDTGRLYIVKSQLQAGVDAGALAGARAFGITDDSPTSRDQQALSYFYGNFPDSPPYMGVENLQVLPEFTRRGELNVTTLTATAEVPMTFMRIFGIDRRSVAAEAKAELQPRPLEVMVILDNTGSMRNGLNGGTRMTALKSAAHDFLDVLYQGRDKREDLAIGFLPYDITVNVGHLLEKASIPLKSNGIEPLDGFTYLSNPQYNKYWHEWPANKLAWKGCVMADPTIPKVNNDIEDSDPGAWDLTRSLPGENGRDPVRPFFMPPLWIPNINKNSVTQAQKLDPESRYYQALNYEGGDNRYLLTGGYTGSAGETVAKILANTDAYRDYFFEYYIDLNEDGPDSSYNDVIRKKNGNGYVKPTPGKSHSNDWAVDPSHLPQLSSWKQATDAVVNPKGGSTTSSYYNKTPIPSPNWQCPQEAMLVQYDRPKSDYDDYIDQENGAIYPANGTLHHSGLLWGFRLLVRDDAFPRDKPTNELPRRAIVFMTDGQNEISEEHNRYKDRTYTWYGRWTDGLVPGDQVNVEKQSELRFSKTCSNIHREANPPEVYIIALATDGGGLFDNCAPGHVYRTSSTDELRKAFQDVATELVDLHLVQ; this comes from the coding sequence ATGTCGGTGACGAACGCCGCGGCGCGCTGCGCCGCATGGTATCTTCGCAAGCTTGCCAGCCTGGCGTCAAATCGTCGCGCATCCGCGCTGCCTTTCATGGCGGCGGCATTGCTTCCCGTTCTTGCGGTAATCGGCGCGGCGGTCGACACGGGACGCCTCTACATCGTCAAATCGCAACTGCAGGCCGGTGTCGACGCTGGTGCGCTCGCTGGCGCGCGCGCATTCGGTATTACCGACGACAGTCCGACCTCGCGCGATCAACAGGCGCTTTCCTATTTCTACGGCAATTTCCCGGATTCTCCGCCGTATATGGGCGTAGAGAATTTGCAGGTGCTGCCCGAATTTACCCGGCGCGGAGAACTGAACGTCACCACCCTCACGGCAACGGCCGAAGTGCCGATGACTTTCATGCGCATTTTCGGCATCGATCGCCGTTCCGTGGCGGCCGAGGCCAAGGCCGAATTGCAGCCCAGGCCGCTGGAGGTGATGGTCATCCTCGACAATACGGGCTCGATGCGCAACGGATTGAACGGCGGTACGCGCATGACGGCCCTGAAGAGCGCCGCGCACGACTTCCTGGACGTTCTGTACCAGGGCCGTGACAAGCGCGAGGACCTGGCGATCGGCTTTCTGCCGTACGACATCACCGTAAACGTCGGACATCTGCTCGAAAAAGCTAGCATTCCGTTGAAGTCGAACGGCATCGAACCGCTCGACGGCTTTACCTATTTGAGCAATCCCCAATACAATAAATATTGGCACGAGTGGCCGGCCAACAAGCTTGCCTGGAAGGGCTGCGTGATGGCCGATCCGACGATCCCAAAGGTCAACAACGACATCGAAGATTCCGATCCCGGCGCCTGGGATCTGACCCGCTCGCTGCCGGGTGAGAACGGGCGCGATCCGGTGCGTCCCTTCTTCATGCCGCCGCTGTGGATTCCCAACATCAATAAGAATTCCGTGACACAGGCCCAAAAACTCGATCCCGAAAGTAGATATTATCAAGCGCTAAATTACGAGGGCGGTGACAACCGGTATCTTCTTACTGGCGGATACACCGGGTCCGCAGGGGAGACAGTAGCCAAGATTCTTGCCAATACCGACGCCTATAGGGATTACTTTTTCGAATATTATATCGACCTGAACGAAGACGGACCGGATAGCAGCTATAACGATGTAATCCGCAAGAAAAATGGCAACGGGTACGTCAAGCCGACTCCGGGAAAGAGCCACAGCAACGATTGGGCGGTCGATCCTTCGCACCTGCCGCAACTGTCGTCCTGGAAACAGGCGACGGATGCCGTCGTCAATCCGAAGGGCGGGAGCACCACCAGCTCCTATTACAACAAAACGCCGATTCCGTCGCCCAACTGGCAATGTCCGCAAGAAGCGATGCTCGTGCAATATGATCGGCCGAAGTCGGACTATGACGACTATATCGACCAGGAGAACGGCGCGATTTATCCTGCCAACGGAACACTGCACCACAGTGGCCTGCTGTGGGGGTTTCGTCTGCTTGTTCGAGATGACGCCTTCCCTCGCGACAAGCCCACCAACGAATTGCCTCGCCGCGCGATCGTCTTCATGACCGATGGCCAGAACGAGATCTCCGAGGAGCACAACCGCTATAAGGACCGGACCTATACCTGGTACGGCCGCTGGACCGACGGACTGGTTCCCGGCGATCAGGTAAATGTGGAAAAGCAATCGGAGCTGCGGTTCTCCAAGACCTGTTCGAACATCCACCGCGAGGCCAATCCGCCGGAAGTGTATATCATTGCGCTGGCGACCGATGGCGGCGGTCTTTTCGATAACTGCGCACCTGGGCATGTATATAGGACGAGCAGCACCGACGAATTGCGCAAGGCCTTTCAGGACGTCGCGACCGAGCTGGTCGACTTGCATCTCGTCCAATGA
- a CDS encoding squalene/phytoene synthase family protein: MTASATAELIENPEFALALSYVPPAAQSGVAALFALDGKLAEVVRTTTEPALGQMRLLWWRDTVLDLKSGRVAAVPAVENIHRYALPQGADVQTDLVAGIADGWSVLIEEETLGRDALMRFARLRGGNLFGSAAALCSVEDDGRLRKCGQGWALVDLARHSRSSALADACLEIARPLLRYGLRGRLPRAARGLGALAHLAERDSRRPPSDPVQVGAPGRVGRMLWHRLTGM; encoded by the coding sequence GTGACGGCTTCAGCAACCGCGGAACTGATCGAGAACCCGGAATTCGCACTGGCGCTCAGCTATGTGCCGCCTGCGGCCCAATCCGGGGTCGCCGCGCTGTTCGCGCTGGACGGCAAGCTGGCGGAGGTCGTGCGCACCACGACCGAGCCTGCGCTCGGCCAGATGCGGCTTTTATGGTGGCGTGATACCGTTCTGGATCTGAAGTCCGGCCGGGTCGCGGCGGTTCCGGCCGTGGAAAATATCCATCGATATGCCCTCCCCCAGGGTGCGGATGTGCAGACCGATCTGGTCGCCGGAATCGCGGATGGCTGGTCGGTCCTGATCGAGGAGGAAACGCTGGGCCGGGACGCGCTTATGCGGTTTGCACGATTGCGCGGCGGCAATCTGTTCGGATCGGCGGCGGCCCTGTGTTCGGTGGAGGATGACGGGCGCCTCCGCAAATGCGGGCAGGGCTGGGCGCTGGTCGACCTGGCGCGGCACAGTCGGTCGAGCGCGTTGGCCGACGCCTGCCTGGAAATCGCCCGGCCGCTGCTTCGCTACGGGCTGAGGGGCAGGTTGCCCCGCGCGGCGCGCGGTCTGGGGGCGCTGGCGCATTTGGCCGAACGGGATTCGCGCCGTCCGCCGTCCGACCCGGTGCAGGTCGGCGCGCCGGGCCGTGTGGGCCGCATGTTGTGGCACCGCCTGACCGGAATGTGA
- a CDS encoding histidine kinase, with protein MWRYLVGGLGAMLMIAAAVVLYRGEARPGPEPLPLKPPPHPAADDAKPPRVADIEPPRATEKTREEKRFDRYDDNGDEWITRAELLESRHTRFGHLDSDGDGVLSFREWAHTTYDKFDKADADDSGRLSRAEFATTRRD; from the coding sequence ATGTGGCGATATCTGGTCGGCGGATTGGGAGCGATGTTGATGATCGCCGCCGCGGTGGTTCTGTATCGTGGTGAAGCGCGGCCCGGACCGGAACCGCTGCCGCTGAAGCCGCCGCCGCACCCGGCGGCGGACGATGCGAAGCCACCGCGCGTCGCCGATATCGAACCGCCGAGGGCCACCGAGAAGACGCGGGAGGAAAAGCGCTTTGATCGCTATGACGACAATGGCGACGAGTGGATCACGCGCGCGGAGTTGCTGGAATCGCGTCATACCCGGTTCGGGCACCTGGACAGTGACGGCGACGGAGTGCTGTCCTTTCGCGAATGGGCGCACACGACCTATGACAAGTTCGACAAGGCCGATGCCGACGATTCCGGCAGGCTCAGCCGCGCCGAGTTCGCGACGACGCGGCGCGACTGA